One Nitrospinaceae bacterium DNA window includes the following coding sequences:
- a CDS encoding class I SAM-dependent methyltransferase → MTDERPWFETGFDEDYPIMQTYEESVTEIQATSAELLLNLDPHSKILDLCCGYGRHSFSWREGGHNPVGLDFSPSLLALARQRQPTGTWVRGDVRRLPFAEGAFDAATFMFVSFGYFDSSAEDLDALREARRVIRPGGGLYLDIKLPATLRANQPPDATFNIKGAEITEASRIVQTPEGERYEIRRTLRHPGKPERKFFYSVRLYEPDALKNLLEEAGFSRIRLYGDYNASALEEGRPRLIALGERPHLQP, encoded by the coding sequence ATGACAGATGAGCGGCCCTGGTTTGAAACGGGCTTCGATGAAGACTACCCAATCATGCAGACCTACGAGGAGTCGGTGACCGAGATCCAGGCCACCTCTGCTGAATTGCTGCTCAATCTGGACCCACATTCGAAAATCCTCGATCTTTGCTGCGGCTACGGTCGACACAGTTTCTCTTGGCGCGAGGGCGGACACAACCCCGTGGGCCTTGATTTCAGCCCCAGCCTTCTTGCCCTCGCCCGCCAAAGGCAACCCACAGGAACTTGGGTCCGAGGCGATGTGCGACGGCTACCCTTTGCAGAGGGCGCCTTCGACGCCGCCACCTTCATGTTCGTCTCGTTCGGCTACTTCGACAGCTCGGCCGAGGATCTTGACGCGCTCCGCGAGGCCCGCCGCGTCATCAGGCCCGGCGGGGGCCTTTATCTCGACATCAAGCTGCCGGCCACCCTGCGGGCCAACCAGCCACCAGACGCCACATTCAATATTAAAGGCGCCGAAATTACCGAGGCCAGCCGCATTGTACAGACTCCCGAGGGCGAACGGTACGAGATTCGCCGAACACTGCGCCACCCCGGAAAACCCGAGCGCAAGTTCTTCTACTCAGTTCGCCTCTATGAGCCCGATGCCCTCAAGAATCTTCTTGAGGAGGCGGGCTTCAGCCGTATCCGGCTCTACGGTGACTACAATGCGTCGGCCCTTGAGGAAGGCAGGCCCCGCCTCATCGCCCTCGGCGAGAGGCCTCATCTTCAACCCTAG
- a CDS encoding DUF3465 domain-containing protein yields the protein MTPSTAKLRAALALAAVLVAKFLVVGLLAAGLLSTGLLTAAVATDPAGIDARQASVERRSGVWLSSGGEVVRLLKDDLKGSRHQRFIIRLKGGQTLLISHNIDLAPRVPLATGDEVEVRGRYEWNAKGGLLHWTHHDPEGKRPGGWIRLEGNVYR from the coding sequence ATGACGCCCTCGACCGCTAAATTGCGCGCCGCGCTCGCCCTTGCGGCGGTTCTCGTCGCCAAATTTCTGGTCGTAGGGCTGCTGGCAGCAGGATTGCTTTCGACAGGCTTGCTAACTGCGGCGGTCGCCACCGACCCTGCCGGAATCGATGCCCGGCAGGCGTCTGTGGAGCGGCGATCTGGTGTATGGCTCAGCTCCGGGGGTGAGGTTGTTCGTTTGCTAAAGGACGATTTGAAGGGCAGCCGGCATCAGCGTTTCATCATCAGGCTCAAAGGTGGCCAGACCCTGCTCATCAGCCACAACATCGATCTCGCGCCGAGGGTGCCGCTAGCGACGGGAGATGAAGTGGAGGTCAGGGGGCGCTACGAGTGGAACGCCAAGGGTGGGCTTCTGCACTGGACCCACCATGATCCGGAGGGAAAGCGACCGGGCGGCTGGATTCGCTTGGAGGGGAATGTCTACCGCTAG